Proteins encoded by one window of Anaerosalibacter sp. Marseille-P3206:
- the gltA gene encoding NADPH-dependent glutamate synthase produces the protein MDRFKRVPIAEQLPEVRNKNFEEVCLGYTEEEAVAEAKRCLNCKNPQCVTKCPVSVNIPEFIHEIAEGNFAEAAKILAKYTALPAVCGRVCPQETQCESKCVLGNKGDAVSIGKLERFAADWGREHGVEVAKAKESNGHKVAVIGSGPAGITCAGDLAKEGYDVTIYEALHKPGGVLVYGIPEFRLPKDTVVKHEIENLEKLGVKIETNVIVGRTITIDELFEKGGYEAIFIGSGAGLPKFMGIPGENYNGVFSANEFLTRNNLMKAFNQDYDTPIKVGKKVAVVGGGNVAMDAARTAKRLGAEVWIVYRRSEEELPARVEEVHHAKEEGINFELLTNPMEIIGDEKGWVKGIKCIRMELGEPDQSGRRRPEPIEGSEFEFEVDTVIMALGTSPNPLIPSTTKGLDVSKRKCIVADEYGKTSREGIFAGGDAVTGAATVILAMGAGKEAAAAIDKYIKNK, from the coding sequence ATGGATAGATTTAAAAGAGTACCGATTGCAGAACAATTACCTGAAGTTAGAAACAAAAACTTTGAAGAAGTATGTTTAGGTTATACTGAAGAAGAAGCTGTGGCAGAAGCTAAAAGATGTCTTAATTGTAAAAACCCTCAATGTGTTACAAAATGTCCTGTATCAGTAAATATACCTGAATTTATTCATGAAATTGCTGAAGGAAACTTTGCTGAAGCAGCTAAAATATTAGCTAAGTATACAGCACTACCTGCAGTTTGTGGTAGAGTCTGTCCACAAGAAACACAATGTGAATCTAAATGTGTTCTTGGAAATAAAGGAGATGCTGTATCAATAGGAAAACTTGAAAGATTTGCTGCAGATTGGGGTAGAGAACATGGTGTTGAAGTAGCAAAAGCTAAAGAAAGCAATGGACACAAAGTTGCAGTTATAGGTTCAGGACCTGCTGGAATTACATGTGCTGGAGATTTAGCTAAGGAAGGCTATGATGTAACTATTTATGAAGCACTTCACAAACCAGGTGGAGTTTTAGTATATGGAATACCTGAATTCAGACTTCCAAAAGATACAGTTGTAAAACATGAAATAGAAAATTTAGAGAAACTTGGAGTTAAGATAGAAACAAACGTAATAGTAGGAAGAACTATTACTATAGATGAATTGTTTGAAAAGGGAGGATATGAAGCTATATTTATTGGTTCTGGAGCTGGTCTTCCTAAGTTTATGGGAATCCCTGGAGAAAACTATAATGGAGTATTTTCTGCAAACGAATTCCTAACTAGAAACAATCTAATGAAAGCTTTTAATCAAGATTATGATACACCAATAAAAGTTGGTAAAAAAGTTGCTGTAGTAGGTGGCGGTAATGTTGCAATGGATGCTGCAAGAACTGCAAAGAGACTTGGTGCTGAAGTATGGATAGTGTATAGAAGATCAGAAGAAGAACTACCAGCAAGAGTAGAAGAAGTACATCATGCTAAAGAAGAGGGTATAAACTTTGAACTTCTTACAAATCCAATGGAAATAATTGGTGACGAAAAAGGTTGGGTTAAAGGCATTAAATGTATAAGAATGGAACTTGGTGAACCTGATCAATCAGGAAGAAGAAGACCAGAACCTATTGAAGGTTCAGAGTTTGAATTTGAAGTGGACACTGTAATAATGGCTCTTGGAACATCACCAAATCCACTTATACCTTCAACTACAAAAGGACTTGATGTTAGTAAGAGAAAATGTATAGTAGCTGATGAATATGGAAAGACATCTAGAGAAGGTATCTTTGCTGGAGGAGATGCAGTAACTGGTGCTGCTACTGTTATCTTAGCTATGGGTGCAGGGAAAGAAGCTGCAGCTGCTATTGATAAATATATTAAAAATAAATAA